The Erinaceus europaeus chromosome 11, mEriEur2.1, whole genome shotgun sequence DNA window ggtggggttcaAGAACATATTGAATGTAAGCCATAGAAAGtcacgaacaacaacaacaacaacaacaaattaggaAAGCAACAATTAGGAAGAAAGTGGAGATCTAAAAGagcaagagaaattaaaagactGGAAGAATTTTAGGCAAAAGAATGTATGTAACTCCATACAGAAAAAAGAGGGTAGATTTAAGATATAAGAGAAATGGGATTTTCTTAGTAGGGTAACAAATGAAAAGAACTAGGCATTTCTGCAGGGGTATAAGAAGCAATGTTGTATATGAATAAGGCAGCAAAAAGTCCATAACCTAGCCATATGAAGAAATATCTGCAAGGCTGGACTAAGAAGCCAAATAACACAGAAATGTACACagcttcattcattcatcttgAATATAGTTTGGgggcattaaaagaaaaatatatttcagtTGTGAACATGGGTCATTATTAAGGCTTGCCCCTTTGAAGATCTGATCAATAAACTAATGAAAATTCATTAGTTTGCTTAGTTCTGCAGTCAAGTTATGTACTtgaaatttcattttaatttcctttcctGATAAGGTATTTTCAGAAGCTAGAGATGTCTTCTTGGAAactattaatatatttaaaaataataaaaatagtataattttttaaaaatcaatagaaaTAATATAGACTCCTAAGTTCCAGACTTCTCTTGGGCTATTTCCCACCCCCAAAATCAAATCAGTAagagtcaaataaaaaaaaaatgtgtcttgcTTAAAATTATATCTAACAGTTTACAAGTTGCTGTAATTTAATATATACTCAGATCCAATTGTggcttactaaaaaaaaaaaaactatattatcTGATTTAGCACTAGTCTGGTGAAAAATAATGTTATCAGACTTGCTATGTTATCCGTTCAAACATACCTGTATCAGTCAAAAGTCCAGCACTCTTCTTTCGTGCATAAGCGCATAAGTGGTTGGACAGGCTAACAGCACTTGTAAATGCCGCATTGCAACGCACACATGTTCTAAGCTTCACAGGTATACCTATCattcaaaagaaaactataatcCAGTTCTCACTTCAAAGAGAGAAAATTTCTTAGCCAAAAGTATCAAGAAAAGTATCATAATAAAAATGGTTTAAGAAATGTTCATTACAATAGCTTAACTTAAAACAAGGAGTGTGAATTAGGGTTAGTTTGTAATTAGTTAAGAGCCAACCCATGCTTTTTGGAAAGGTGGAAGGAGAGTCTTAAACTTCTGAGTTTCTCTGGATTTAACACCTATTATCACTTTCTTGCAGATTTTTTGTTACGCAGATAATTTCAAAACCTAAAACACAATCCTGTGGTTTGAATAGCACAGTTCTATTGAGAAGTTTCAAAGCTTACAACATTgccaataaaaagaattaaaaagtctAGTTGACAAAGTGGTAATTAAAGTGTTTTACCCACAAAACTGTAAAAGGCTCAATATACTAAATTAAGCTTTCTGATGAAGGCTGGGAGAAAAAGTGGTAAAATACACCACTGAACAGCTGTTAGACAAAACATTTTATTCAGGGCATTATATGTTCATTACTCTGAATGCGCAATCAATAATGAAAGTTAATGATTTGAAGTTTTCTGCTAAATCTTAGTGCTAAATAAATGATCATCAAGCTAACATCTCAGTCATCACAGGAAAGAAAATATGTTGAAACAGTAAGAAACTTCTAACTTCTCAAACAAACATCACTCTCCCAACACAGTTCAATTTGTTTCTTCAACATTACTGTGACAGCCACAAAAATGCTTTCcctttaagcgcaagtggtgcaaagtgcaaggaccagcataaggatcccggttcgagcccccagctccccacctgcaggggagtcgcttcataggcagtgaagcaggtctgcaggtgtctatctttctctccccctctctctgtcttcccctcctctctccatttctctctgtcctatccaacaacaaccgcatcaataagcacaacaatgttatacaacaagggcaacaaaatggaaaataaatagatattaaaaaaatttttttaaatgctttcccTATCTTAAGTCTAAGACATCAAGGTTAACATAACTAACACATCTCCCATACATTTTACTCTCCTAAAAAAGCTGATAAGTCAACTTTGAAATAAGAAACCCACATAACAAACTTTTACAGACCACTTACAACACCAGAGAATCTTTCCTTAATAGTAACTACATTATCAGTATAAGGGTTATCCCAACATCTGCTCAACTTAAACAAATCAACATGACACTTTTATCCATTATTAATCCACTGATCAACTACTATCTTAGACACATATAACACAGTGCTAAAATTACCAGGCTatttaatcccctgcactccTAACCCCAAAAGAAATCTATAAAGACACCCAAATTTTTCTCGTCTAAAAAAGAGTAAGTCAGACTTAGCAATACCAATCAAAAGTTTCACTACTTACATGCCATGTCATctgttacatattttttttttaagaagaaaaaacttggtgcaaagcactaggTCAAATCATCTATTCTGTTCCAAAACCTAAAACCtcaatcaaaattattttatacTCATAATAATTCTGCAAAACCAAACTATTACTGTATAAACTGATACAGTGAGGTATCAGAGAAGACATTTCTTTGGGTTAAACCACAACACACACTAGAAACCAATACACTTAGGTTATagacctattttattttaaaagcaggTAGAATACCAACAATCAATCTTAAAAACATTATCACCTTGAAGAACTAATAAAAATATGAGAGGTTTGCCTTTTTGGTAATTCTGTCTTTCAATAATGTTAATCTCCTAACCACAGTACCATTCCCCAGTCACAGTAAATATTAacaggtcagttttttttttttttttgcttccgttCTAATCTTCTATGCTGACTAAGACATGAGCACAAAGAATTCCGTGATAATCAGCAACAAATTTATAAAGATGAGATAGTATAATCAGCCTCTGGTCTTAACCTTTTAAAATCATGAGGAAGTGCTTTTGTGTATCACTAAAGTCAGAACAACTGTGCTTAACAACATAAAAGTTAGAAATATTCTCTCTTACCTGAGTGCATAGTCAAATCCATTTTCTGTGGCTGATACATTAACGGATTGTCTTCATTtaatggaagaacacatttctgaACAAATCTCTTTCTTGCAGTTTGATTATGAATTCTTTGAGGAGAAATAACAGaattcctttcttccatccttttatttttaagtagttCTATCAGTGTAACAGAATGGCTCTTTCTTCCACTAGGAAATTCTGGTTTTGTTTCATCATATTCATTTAAGAAATTCAGCCCTTCTTCCTCTGATGCAGACATTGATAAAGCTTCAGTCTTTAGGCCATTACGGTGTGCTTCAAGACGTATAACATTTTGGGATAGAAAGTCATCACCTGATGTAAGCCTTTGAGCTACAAATGGTCGGGGAATAATACGACGACTGTTCAATGCCTTTaagattttttcatatttttcttcattttgcaTCATCTCATTCAGAACACAGATTGGAGATTTGTGAGCATCCCATTTGGTCTTTCCAAGTCTTTTCAGGTGGCCTCTAACATGATTTGATAATCCAATTTTAGTATCAAACCAACCACCACAGAGCTGGCAAGTATGTTCAGAAGTGGTTTCAGACTTCtctatagctaaaaaaaaaaataataataataataataaataaaacgttTTCAAAGCAGTATCagaatttctttttataaacTGACCACCTTAAAACTAATTCTGAAGCATGAAATCAtgtgtctctaaaaaaaaagaccaaattcAATGAAAGCTTCAATTCCTTTGAAAATGAATAAAGACATTGAGCCCAAAATATCTACATGACAACTTACCTTTTCTAACTCGCTTAACAGGTGTccctgtgccagttcttttgaaatgtTGCATTTTATCACTTGTGGCTATTTGCTCTGGTGATACAACATGACGGGCTTCATAGCTTAATCCTGCTCTGTGAAGATGTCCCCGAACATGATTGGACAACCCAACACCAGTTTCAAATGTTGCTGGGCAATAAGGACATGATTTCTTCTCAAGAGACAAATCAGTCCAATGAAAAACAGAACCATGCTTTGACAATGAACTTTCTGCATTTTCTAAATGCTGAGAATCATGTATCTCATGCAAAAAACTATTAGTTCCAGCATCTTCATAATATTCAAAATAAAAGCCATCGTTTTGATCATAACTAAGACTAGCATTTTCTCCAGATTCTTGACCCTCTACTTTGCTTTTAAATAGAGGAAATAAATTGACATGTTCTTGATTAATATCATTATAGGTGTCATCTTCTATGGCCTGTGTAGTGTACTCACCTAGCTCAACATTATCCCAGGAACTTTCATCTTCTGTTTCATAGCTATCTTTCTTTTCAGCAGAATTAAGTTTTTGCAAAACAACAACAGTCATTTTATGTAAGAAATCTGGATAGCTATCCAATTCTtctccaccatcagaactctccTTTTTAGATTCCTTAACTACTCTCTTTACAGCTACACGTCTGTGGTCCTTAAATCTTTCTGACCCTTTGGTGTCAGAGTTATGAGGGTCTGAAATGAAACTATTGTTATGAGAATTACTTGATGACGAAAACATATGTAAAGAATTTACTGAactagtttcttcttttttaaaatgcataGGGTATGATTCACCTGATTTTTTAATCATTCTATAGTTTTCATATTTGTGTCTATAAAAATAGTTATTTGCCTTGGCATTAGATTTTTCTCTTGTTGCTTGATGGAAATACTTGGGTTTTTGGTCAATGCTGTTTTTAATCACACCAGTCTTCTGAGAATTGTTTGGACTGCACATGTTTGCACCTGACTGTGCCATGCTTTTCCGAGCTTTCTGTATTCTGTGTGGCCGCTTCTGGAATTTTGAAAAATTACTTGATTGTGACGATGACCCCAATGTTCGCTTTACATCTTGTTTTAATACAGAGTTCTTTGGAAATGTGGTTGACTGTTGTTTAGTTAGTGGTCTGGTGCTATCAATATCTATAGGTTCATCAAGAatgtcactttttcttttatcaAGTCCAAGAGGGCTACCAAACGAATCAACACATGATGAAGAATGCAAGTACTccatgtgttttttaaaaatacttctggCTGAAGTAGTAAAAGGACACATCTTACATATGTAGGTAGATGATTTTTTGGATGATCCTATAACAGAGTCTTTCAAGAAtgtctttttttgtgtttttctctGGGCAATATCAGAACTTACAATTGGACATTTCACCACTGCTCCATGGGCAATACCCCGATGGCCTTCCAATTCATTTTCTGTCACTGCCATAAAGTTACACT harbors:
- the ZNF644 gene encoding zinc finger protein 644 isoform X6, producing the protein MNTHLLFCCCCFSLLYSFARLNVVNGLTNNMDDLKRHTDITGAKELLDDSSYISEKKSGVLKPKDCQTLFQINNTFTPPEELSKDKSEKALSGVQSSLFIHAGAPTVSSENFILPKGAAVNGPVSYSSAKISNMNKGSVSLTTGQPVDQPTTESCSTLQATTDLQPSPPQNASQHQVLFLLSDVAHAKNPTHSMKLPTSASDGCDIQNSVESSKKSDSTLRNEVEVIEDSEDLLVKDDCVNTLSGISSGTNKFRSENDTNWDPQKEFIQFLMTNEDTVDKTPVHSNVVLEKKRKRKMDVSKITRYTENCFSDSSCIPSKSKILETDFLEQNEELQVIDSQKYALSKVKPESTDEELESVDTFQHLIYNSDKCGEDSSPVHTSTFISKTLKKKCEESDSESPATFSTEEPSFYPCTKCNVNFREKKHLHRHMMYHLDGNSHFRHLNVPRPYACRECGRTFRDRNSLLKHMIIHQERRQKLMEEIRELKELQDEGRSARLQCPQCVFGTNCPKTFVQHAKTHEKDKRYYCCDECNFMAVTENELEGHRGIAHGAVVKCPIVSSDIAQRKTQKKTFLKDSVIGSSKKSSTYICKMCPFTTSARSIFKKHMEYLHSSSCVDSFGSPLGLDKRKSDILDEPIDIDSTRPLTKQQSTTFPKNSVLKQDVKRTLGSSSQSSNFSKFQKRPHRIQKARKSMAQSGANMCSPNNSQKTGVIKNSIDQKPKYFHQATREKSNAKANNYFYRHKYENYRMIKKSGESYPMHFKKEETSSVNSLHMFSSSSNSHNNSFISDPHNSDTKGSERFKDHRRVAVKRVVKESKKESSDGGEELDSYPDFLHKMTVVVLQKLNSAEKKDSYETEDESSWDNVELGEYTTQAIEDDTYNDINQEHVNLFPLFKSKVEGQESGENASLSYDQNDGFYFEYYEDAGTNSFLHEIHDSQHLENAESSLSKHGSVFHWTDLSLEKKSCPYCPATFETGVGLSNHVRGHLHRAGLSYEARHVVSPEQIATSDKMQHFKRTGTGTPVKRVRKAIEKSETTSEHTCQLCGGWFDTKIGLSNHVRGHLKRLGKTKWDAHKSPICVLNEMMQNEEKYEKILKALNSRRIIPRPFVAQRLTSGDDFLSQNVIRLEAHRNGLKTEALSMSASEEEGLNFLNEYDETKPEFPSGRKSHSVTLIELLKNKRMEERNSVISPQRIHNQTARKRFVQKCVLPLNEDNPLMYQPQKMDLTMHSALDCKQKKSRSRSGSKKKMLTLPHGADEVYILRCRFCGLVFRGPLSVQEDWIKHLQRHIVNANLPRTGAGMVEVTSLLKKPASITEASFSLLMAEAAS